From Spirosoma aerolatum, one genomic window encodes:
- a CDS encoding carboxypeptidase-like regulatory domain-containing protein, producing the protein MVSASLITTAGAHTRPAEKGENADQIRQAKRMDASKAMHRANSADQVAIVVKGKVTAQEDRIALPGVNIAIKGSTVGTTTDADGNYSISVPSPESVLIFSFLGYVSQEVKVGSQTSINVALAPDSKILNEVVVTALGFKEEKDRLGSTLSAVKPEDIKRSGETGVINGLAGKAAGVLISRSTGDPGAGSYIQIRGQNTITGSNQPLIIIDGVPMSNSTTGDSRGGVAQQSRLNDINPEDIASMQILKGASAAGLWGSRAANGVIVITTKRGATDNKLNVSFSSTVSFDKVNVLHPLQEAYGQGTAGVYNPTTQYSWGDKIANRAGGEDAVNMNGARFESYQGKTFYPIITKNSKETFNEARRDAVFRTGTYLDNNISLSGGNDKGNFYLSLGNLAQKGIFSGQSDYKRNSVRFNALRQFNDIVRASANANYIRTTSNRIQKGDNTSALYLGMLRSAPDFDSRYWKGTYYASPTAAGIRNRQRAYRNYLGASANPSYNDPLWTINELTNFSEVDRLIMNSEMVITPKDWFSITARGASICSATVG; encoded by the coding sequence ATGGTCTCCGCTTCGCTGATTACCACAGCGGGTGCCCATACCCGACCAGCGGAAAAAGGAGAGAATGCAGACCAGATCAGGCAGGCAAAACGGATGGATGCGTCAAAAGCAATGCATCGGGCTAACTCAGCCGACCAGGTGGCTATTGTGGTCAAAGGGAAGGTGACAGCTCAGGAAGACCGGATTGCTCTGCCGGGTGTCAATATCGCCATTAAAGGTTCCACGGTCGGCACGACAACCGATGCCGATGGTAATTATTCCATCAGCGTACCTTCGCCCGAGAGCGTGCTGATTTTCTCCTTTCTAGGGTATGTATCGCAGGAGGTTAAGGTAGGTAGTCAGACATCGATCAACGTAGCACTGGCCCCTGATTCCAAAATCCTGAACGAAGTGGTTGTTACGGCACTGGGCTTCAAGGAGGAAAAAGATCGGCTGGGCTCTACTTTATCGGCCGTTAAACCGGAAGACATTAAGCGATCTGGCGAAACGGGTGTTATCAATGGTCTGGCGGGTAAGGCGGCTGGTGTACTGATTTCGCGCTCAACGGGCGATCCGGGCGCGGGTTCGTATATCCAGATTCGGGGCCAGAACACCATTACGGGGTCAAACCAGCCGCTGATCATTATCGACGGCGTACCGATGAGCAACAGCACGACGGGCGATTCGCGGGGTGGCGTTGCGCAACAATCCCGGCTAAACGACATTAACCCAGAAGACATTGCCAGTATGCAAATTCTGAAGGGCGCTTCGGCGGCTGGTTTGTGGGGGTCGCGGGCGGCCAACGGGGTTATTGTTATCACAACCAAGCGGGGCGCTACTGATAATAAGCTGAATGTCAGCTTTAGTTCGACCGTTTCCTTTGATAAAGTCAATGTACTGCATCCACTTCAGGAAGCCTACGGACAGGGAACGGCTGGCGTTTACAACCCAACTACACAGTATTCCTGGGGCGACAAAATTGCCAATCGGGCAGGGGGAGAGGATGCTGTTAATATGAACGGGGCTCGCTTTGAATCGTATCAGGGCAAAACGTTTTACCCCATTATCACGAAAAACTCCAAAGAAACCTTCAACGAAGCGCGTCGGGATGCGGTTTTCCGGACAGGAACCTACCTGGACAACAACATTAGCTTAAGTGGAGGGAACGACAAGGGTAATTTTTACCTAAGTCTGGGTAATCTGGCGCAGAAAGGAATTTTTTCCGGGCAAAGCGACTATAAACGCAACTCAGTTCGGTTCAATGCACTGCGTCAGTTCAACGACATTGTCCGGGCGTCGGCCAATGCCAACTACATTCGGACAACCTCCAATCGGATTCAGAAAGGCGATAACACCAGTGCACTGTATTTGGGGATGCTGCGGTCTGCCCCCGATTTTGACAGTCGCTACTGGAAAGGAACCTATTATGCGTCGCCAACGGCAGCTGGCATTCGGAATCGGCAACGAGCCTATCGCAATTACCTGGGTGCTTCGGCCAACCCAAGCTATAACGATCCGCTCTGGACAATCAACGAGCTGACGAACTTTTCGGAAGTGGATCGCCTGATTATGAACTCCGAAATGGTCATTACACCCAAAGACTGGTTTAGCATCACGGCGCGGGGGGCATCGATATGTTCAGCGACCGTCGGGTAA
- the fbaA gene encoding class II fructose-bisphosphate aldolase — protein MSEVAARFAPGVVTGEGVTEIFRHANENDYALPAVNVVGTNSVNAVLETAKAVNSPVIVQFSNGGGIFYGGKSLPNDKQQAAIAGSISGALHIHHVAELYGVPVILHTDHCAKKLLPWIDGLLAAGEKHFDQTGKPLYSSHMLDLSEEPIEENIEICAKYFERMAKIGMTLEIELGVTGGEEDGVDNSDVDDSKLYTQPSEVAFAYEELSKISPNFTIAAAFGNVHGVYKPGNVKLSPIILHNSQQYIQEKYGTGPLPVNFVFHGGSGSSREEIREAIRYGAVKMNIDTDMQWSMWEGVLNYYKAKEGYLQSQLGNPEGPDSPNKKYYDPRVWLRKGEESMVQRLKVAFEDLNCINRLA, from the coding sequence ATGAGCGAAGTAGCCGCCCGTTTTGCCCCCGGCGTTGTGACCGGCGAAGGTGTCACTGAAATTTTTCGTCATGCGAATGAGAACGACTATGCCTTGCCGGCTGTCAATGTCGTTGGTACTAACTCTGTGAATGCTGTTCTGGAAACAGCCAAAGCTGTTAACTCGCCGGTTATCGTCCAGTTTTCGAACGGTGGTGGAATTTTTTATGGTGGCAAAAGCCTGCCCAACGATAAGCAACAGGCAGCCATTGCAGGCTCCATTTCGGGTGCCCTGCACATTCACCATGTCGCCGAACTGTATGGCGTTCCGGTGATCCTGCATACCGACCACTGCGCCAAGAAACTGCTGCCCTGGATCGACGGGTTGCTGGCGGCTGGTGAAAAACACTTTGACCAAACCGGCAAGCCCCTGTATTCGTCGCACATGCTTGACCTGTCGGAAGAGCCGATTGAAGAAAATATCGAAATCTGCGCCAAATACTTCGAGCGGATGGCCAAAATCGGCATGACGCTGGAGATCGAACTCGGCGTAACGGGTGGTGAAGAAGATGGTGTCGATAACTCCGACGTCGACGATTCCAAACTGTATACTCAGCCTTCGGAAGTGGCTTTTGCCTACGAAGAACTGAGCAAAATCTCACCAAACTTCACCATTGCCGCTGCGTTCGGTAACGTGCATGGCGTGTATAAGCCTGGTAATGTAAAACTGTCGCCGATCATCCTGCACAACTCGCAACAATACATTCAGGAGAAATATGGCACGGGTCCGCTGCCGGTGAATTTCGTATTCCACGGTGGTTCGGGTTCCAGCCGCGAAGAAATCCGCGAAGCTATCCGTTACGGTGCAGTGAAAATGAACATTGATACCGATATGCAATGGTCGATGTGGGAAGGTGTTCTGAACTATTACAAAGCGAAAGAAGGGTACCTTCAGTCGCAGTTAGGCAACCCCGAAGGTCCCGATTCGCCAAACAAGAAGTACTACGATCCTCGTGTATGGCTGCGTAAAGGCGAAGAAAGCATGGTGCAACGCCTGAAAGTAGCATTCGAAGATCTGAACTGCATTAACCGACTGGCCTAA